A section of the Serratia liquefaciens ATCC 27592 genome encodes:
- a CDS encoding phage tail protein, whose amino-acid sequence MTEKYDLKALKAALLKSDDHVLEVPMFGAKTFIRRLKASELQDNEDGMKDAIEAGDMNKAARLNVELLLSCFMTPDGKRIPTSALPSVDELLKAHDNPTLVEAISTVKRHAVGTLEDAEKN is encoded by the coding sequence ATGACCGAGAAATACGACCTGAAGGCGCTCAAGGCAGCACTGCTGAAATCTGACGATCACGTGCTTGAAGTGCCGATGTTTGGCGCGAAAACCTTTATCCGCCGTCTGAAGGCATCCGAGCTGCAAGATAATGAAGATGGTATGAAAGATGCCATCGAGGCCGGTGATATGAATAAGGCCGCTCGCCTCAACGTTGAGTTGCTGCTGTCCTGTTTTATGACCCCGGACGGTAAGCGCATTCCGACGAGTGCGTTGCCCAGCGTGGATGAACTGCTGAAGGCCCACGACAACCCAACTTTGGTTGAGGCGATCAGTACCGTCAAACGTCATGCCGTCGGCACGCTGGAAGACGCGGAAAAAAACTGA
- a CDS encoding immunoglobulin domain-containing protein: MTTQPKNADLAVGGNLSLTVAATSSNGKPVKFQWQKNGTNINGATAATYTKNSVLAADAGTYRVVLSAERADTLNSAAATVIVK; this comes from the coding sequence GTGACTACCCAGCCGAAAAACGCTGATTTGGCGGTCGGGGGCAATTTGTCCCTGACTGTTGCGGCTACCTCCAGTAACGGCAAGCCCGTTAAATTCCAATGGCAGAAGAACGGCACCAACATAAACGGCGCCACCGCTGCTACTTACACCAAAAACTCAGTTTTGGCGGCTGATGCCGGTACGTATCGCGTGGTGTTGTCCGCAGAACGTGCAGACACCCTCAACAGCGCTGCGGCCACAGTAATCGTTAAGTAA
- a CDS encoding HK97-gp10 family putative phage morphogenesis protein, protein MIGINITGIDELARQLESLGRDVSTKILRDAGHAALAPVLEDMQQHAGYGDTAPGPHMRDSITIRSTTRGRAQVTLRVGPSKAHQMKALAQEFGTVKQVGDPFIRPALDYNKTQVLRILAAEIRYGIENR, encoded by the coding sequence ATGATCGGTATTAATATCACCGGCATAGATGAATTGGCGCGTCAGTTGGAATCGCTGGGGCGGGATGTCTCCACCAAAATTCTGCGTGATGCCGGTCACGCCGCCCTGGCACCGGTGTTGGAAGATATGCAGCAGCACGCAGGGTATGGCGATACAGCCCCCGGTCCGCACATGCGAGACAGCATTACTATCCGATCGACCACTCGAGGCCGTGCGCAGGTAACACTGCGTGTTGGTCCAAGCAAAGCGCACCAGATGAAGGCGCTGGCGCAGGAGTTCGGGACGGTGAAACAGGTAGGTGATCCGTTCATCCGGCCCGCCCTGGATTACAACAAAACCCAAGTGTTACGCATCCTGGCGGCAGAAATCCGCTACGGCATCGAAAACCGGTAG
- a CDS encoding phage head closure protein, translating into MKSLRAGQLRFRIGIFRPVTIRDEQTGSPVKSFEFVAEVWADAEPISNRKIRTGEQEQVVETMLFTLRPRDEITVDWQVVFQKRTFTVRAPDRSQSDRLLITAEADIRHDRV; encoded by the coding sequence ATGAAATCATTACGCGCGGGGCAGCTTCGTTTTCGCATCGGGATTTTTCGTCCCGTCACCATTCGCGATGAGCAAACCGGCTCGCCGGTGAAATCCTTCGAATTTGTCGCGGAGGTATGGGCGGACGCCGAGCCGATTTCTAACCGCAAAATCCGTACCGGTGAGCAAGAGCAAGTGGTGGAAACCATGCTTTTCACGCTGCGTCCGCGTGATGAAATCACCGTTGATTGGCAAGTGGTCTTCCAAAAGCGAACCTTTACCGTCCGCGCCCCTGACCGCTCGCAGTCAGACCGGTTGTTAATTACGGCGGAGGCAGATATTCGTCATGATCGAGTATGA
- a CDS encoding head-tail connector protein encodes MLELELVKEHCRLELDFSVDDKLIGIFIGAAKKHVEMYTRRTLYASKSDPGYEDDEDRLLLDDDVRTAMLLCIGHWYANREAAVVGASASKLPLAVESLLQPYRIYGL; translated from the coding sequence ATGTTAGAGCTGGAATTGGTGAAAGAGCATTGCCGGCTGGAGCTTGATTTCAGTGTGGACGACAAGCTGATTGGCATATTCATTGGTGCGGCGAAAAAGCATGTTGAGATGTACACCCGCCGTACCCTCTACGCCAGTAAATCAGACCCTGGTTATGAGGACGATGAAGATCGGCTTTTGCTGGATGATGACGTTCGTACAGCCATGCTGCTCTGTATCGGGCATTGGTATGCCAATCGGGAGGCGGCTGTAGTCGGAGCATCAGCATCCAAACTGCCGTTGGCCGTCGAGTCTCTACTTCAACCTTATCGGATTTACGGGCTATGA
- a CDS encoding DUF7210 family protein has translation MKVKALVPILFGSRVVNDGESFDTQELHGRELIKKGYAELVDEHNPAEQPEQPEQPEQPEQPEQPEQPEQPEQPEQPEAGKKTKK, from the coding sequence ATGAAAGTTAAAGCACTTGTGCCGATTTTGTTCGGTAGCCGGGTGGTCAATGACGGTGAGTCATTCGATACGCAGGAGCTGCACGGTCGCGAGCTGATCAAAAAAGGTTATGCCGAGCTGGTGGATGAACACAATCCTGCAGAGCAGCCAGAGCAGCCAGAGCAGCCAGAGCAGCCAGAGCAGCCAGAGCAGCCAGAGCAGCCAGAGCAGCCAGAGCAGCCAGAGCAGCCAGAAGCAGGCAAGAAAACCAAAAAGTAA